Proteins from one Elgaria multicarinata webbii isolate HBS135686 ecotype San Diego chromosome 3, rElgMul1.1.pri, whole genome shotgun sequence genomic window:
- the QTRT1 gene encoding queuine tRNA-ribosyltransferase catalytic subunit 1, whose translation MAAAAAAALSLRVVAECGRSKARACELRLPHGTVACPVFMPVGTQGTMKGLTAAQLDALGCRLCLGNTYHLGTRPGPELIKKAGGLHGFMNWPRNLLTDSGGFQMVSLVKLSEVTEEGVRFCSPYYDGKEILLTPEKSIEIQNALGSDIMMQLDDVVSSTVSGPRVEEAMFRSIRWLDRCIAAHNKPSQQNLFAIIQGGLDPALRTKCLEEMTKRDVPGFAIGGLSGGEAKDHFWRMVSLSTDHLPRNKPRYLMGVGYATDLVVCVALGCDMFDCVFPTRTARFGSALVPWGSLQLKNKQFAKDFRPIDENCDCPTCQRYSRAFLNALFRHDTAAMHHVTVHNIAYQLNLMRLIRESIIEQRFPQFVQDFMKTMYGNSGRYPPWATEALASVGINLTGAGEDGWQSCQREQCSLGLSQ comes from the exons atggcggcggcagcagcggcggcctTGTCGCTGCGCGTGGTGGCCGAATGCGGGCGAAGCAAAGCCCGGGCTTGTGAGCTGCGGCTGCCGCACGGCACCGTGGCTTGCCCGGTCTTCATGCCGGTTGGGACGCAGGGCACCATGAAGGGCCTCACTGCCGCGCAGCTGGACGCGCTCGGATGCCGCCTGTGCCTGGGCAACACCTACCACCTGGGCACGCGCCCC GGACCCGAGCTTATCAAAAAAGCCggtggactccatggctttaTGAACTGGCCACGGAACCTGCTCACA GACAGTGGTGGGTTTCAGATGGTCTCTCTGGTGAAGCTCTCTGAGGTGACTGAAGAGGGAGTACGCTTCTGTTCTCCTTACTACGATGGCAAGGAGATTCTGTTGACTCCAGAGAAATCCATTGAAATACAGAACGCTCTTG GGTCTGACATCATGATGCAGCTGGACGACGTGGTCAGCAGCACAGTTAGCGGCCCCCGTGTGGAAGAAGCCATGTTCAG GTCCATTCGCTGGCTGGACAGATGCATTGCAGCACACAACAAGCCCAGCCAGCAGAATCTGTTTGCTATTATCCAGGGTGGGCTGGATCCTGCCCTTCGAACCAAGTGTCTGGAAG AAATGACTAAGCGAGACGTGCCGGGCTTTGCCATTGGGGGCCTGAGCGGTGGTGAGGCCAAAGATCACTTCTGGAGGATGGTGTCCCTCAGTACAGATCATCTCCCCAGGAACAAGCCTCGCTACCTTATGGGAGTCGG TTATGCTACAGACCTGGTGGTGTGTGTGGCCTTGGGCTGTGACATGTTTGACTGCGTTTTCCCCACAAGGACCGCT CGCTTTGGTTCAGCCTTAGTCCCGTGGGGTTCCCTGCAGCTGAAGAACAAGCAATTTGCCAAGGACTTCCGGCCCATTGATGAGAACTGTGATTGCCCCACCTGCCAGAG GTACAGCCgagctttcttgaatgctctCTTCCGCCATGACACTGCTGCTATGCACCACGTTACGGTCCATAATATTGCTTATCAG CTGAACCTGATGCGTTTGATCCGGGAGAGCATCATTGAGCAGAGGTTTCCGCAGTTTGTTCAGGATTTCATGAAGACCATGTATGGAAACTCAGGCCGCTACCCACCGTGGGCCACAGAGGCCCTGGCCTCAGTTGGAATTAACCTGACGGGTGCGGGAGAAGATGGCTGGCAGAGTTGCCAGCGAGAACAGTGCAGCTTGGGGCTGTCCCAGTGA